A genomic region of Leptolyngbya sp. NIES-2104 contains the following coding sequences:
- a CDS encoding SRPBCC domain-containing protein — MPTLYTEIEIRAARSQIWQILIAKDRWKYWNTFLYDCDPSLPFVEGRDVALSLLRNPGEEEVQFRPIVTLVQPNYCLKWLSTIPGLRNEHVLELQDIGVNQTRFSYQQNFSGTLARFLLPFIRRDERRGIQRMAWELKQYAEKINR; from the coding sequence ATGCCAACTTTATATACAGAAATTGAAATTCGAGCCGCACGATCGCAAATTTGGCAAATCCTGATCGCCAAAGACCGCTGGAAATATTGGAATACTTTTTTATATGACTGCGATCCGTCCCTACCGTTTGTAGAAGGGCGCGATGTGGCATTGTCTCTATTACGAAATCCGGGCGAAGAAGAAGTGCAGTTTCGCCCGATCGTCACTTTGGTTCAGCCAAATTACTGTCTAAAATGGCTTTCGACGATTCCCGGTTTACGAAACGAACACGTTTTAGAGCTTCAAGATATCGGCGTGAATCAAACTCGATTCTCGTATCAGCAGAATTTCTCTGGGACGCTGGCACGATTCCTATTACCGTTCATTCGTCGAGATGAGCGTAGAGGCATTCAGCGCATGGCGTGGGAACTAAAGCAATATGCAGAAAAGATTAACCGTTAA
- a CDS encoding tetratricopeptide repeat protein encodes MRDTVDSQVEFYLRQARQLSRAGRYDDAIAALDKLLQRQPSSSIAWFEHGKAFYGLKRYNEAVESFKESILLKADYEPAWNLQGMTLSRLQRYAEAITSYDQAIQLCPANYKVWYNRANSLLKLGSSYEALYSYEETLNLKPNYTKAWYNRGIVLTQLKRFEDAIDSYNQALSTRPHFSAAHYNLGNLFCRLGQYEEAIRSYQQVLEIRPTLYEAWYNLGGVFQKLGQHADAIAAYDHAIALNPNCSGTKTRRDQLNG; translated from the coding sequence ATGCGCGATACTGTCGATTCTCAGGTCGAATTTTATCTTAGACAAGCTCGCCAACTGAGTCGAGCCGGACGCTACGACGATGCGATCGCAGCACTCGATAAACTCTTACAGCGACAACCCAGTTCATCGATCGCTTGGTTTGAACACGGAAAAGCCTTCTACGGACTCAAACGCTATAACGAGGCAGTCGAGAGCTTCAAAGAATCGATCCTGCTCAAAGCCGATTACGAGCCTGCCTGGAATTTACAAGGAATGACGCTGTCTCGACTGCAACGGTACGCAGAAGCAATCACCAGCTACGACCAAGCCATTCAACTCTGCCCTGCTAACTACAAAGTTTGGTATAACCGAGCAAATTCTCTATTAAAGCTCGGATCAAGCTATGAAGCCCTCTACAGCTACGAAGAAACGCTCAACCTCAAACCGAACTACACGAAAGCTTGGTACAACCGAGGTATTGTCTTAACGCAACTCAAACGATTTGAAGACGCGATCGACAGTTACAATCAAGCCCTTTCGACTCGTCCGCATTTTTCCGCTGCTCACTACAATCTCGGCAATCTGTTCTGCCGCTTAGGACAGTACGAAGAAGCAATCAGAAGCTACCAGCAGGTTCTCGAAATTCGTCCTACTTTATACGAAGCTTGGTACAACTTGGGCGGAGTCTTTCAGAAACTGGGACAACATGCAGACGCGATCGCAGCTTACGATCACGCGATCGCGCTCAATCCAAACTGCTCCGGTACCAAAACTCGCCGCGATCAGCTTAACGGTTAA
- a CDS encoding NAD(P)/FAD-dependent oxidoreductase, which produces MEPVTQPPKHRVVIIGGGFGGLYAAQSLKNADVDVTLIDKRNFHLFQPLLYQVATGNLSPADISSPLRSILSRQKNVRVLMEEATDIDPETQQVMTSRGAIPYDSLIVATGVSHHYFGNDQWKDDAPGLKTIEDAIEMRRRIFSAFEAAEKETDPEKRKALLTFVVVGGGPTGVELAGAIAELANHTLKQDFRSIDTTEAQILLIEGLDRVLPPYPADLSVKAAESLTKLGVTVRTKTKVTQIDGDNLTLEYDETRETISAKTILWAAGVKASGVGRVISDRTGASLDRVGRVMVESDLSVPNHPSIFVIGDLAHCADPEGKPYPGVAPVAMQEGKYVARLIKARLSGQSLPRFLYKEFGSLAVIGQNAAVANLGGVHLSGFIAWFIWIVAHIYFLIEFDNKLVVMIQWVWNYVTRSRGARIITDTTLVPGESPSVRSRKEEPVNV; this is translated from the coding sequence ATGGAACCTGTGACACAACCGCCCAAGCATCGTGTGGTTATTATCGGTGGTGGTTTTGGGGGCTTATATGCCGCTCAAAGTCTCAAAAACGCCGATGTTGATGTGACCTTGATTGATAAACGCAATTTTCATTTGTTCCAACCGCTGCTCTACCAAGTCGCGACCGGAAACCTTTCACCTGCGGATATTTCCTCGCCGTTGCGATCGATTCTCAGCCGTCAGAAAAACGTCCGCGTTCTGATGGAAGAAGCAACGGATATCGATCCCGAAACGCAACAAGTCATGACCAGCCGAGGAGCCATTCCTTACGACTCGTTGATTGTGGCAACGGGCGTAAGTCATCACTACTTCGGCAACGATCAGTGGAAAGATGATGCTCCTGGCTTGAAAACGATCGAAGATGCGATCGAGATGCGCCGCCGAATCTTCTCAGCATTCGAGGCAGCAGAAAAAGAAACTGATCCCGAAAAGCGCAAAGCGTTACTCACCTTTGTCGTGGTCGGCGGCGGTCCAACCGGGGTGGAATTAGCGGGCGCGATCGCAGAACTCGCCAATCACACGTTAAAGCAAGATTTCCGCAGTATTGACACTACTGAAGCTCAGATTCTCTTGATCGAAGGTTTGGATCGCGTTTTGCCTCCTTATCCGGCTGATTTGTCTGTGAAGGCGGCTGAATCTTTGACCAAGCTCGGTGTGACAGTGCGGACAAAAACCAAAGTGACACAGATCGACGGCGATAATCTCACGCTCGAATACGACGAAACCCGCGAAACGATTTCGGCAAAAACGATTCTCTGGGCGGCAGGTGTAAAAGCTTCCGGTGTCGGTCGAGTGATTAGCGATCGCACTGGAGCATCGCTCGATCGTGTGGGTCGCGTTATGGTCGAATCCGATCTCAGCGTTCCGAATCATCCCAGCATCTTCGTAATCGGTGATTTGGCTCACTGTGCTGATCCCGAAGGTAAACCTTATCCCGGTGTTGCACCTGTAGCAATGCAGGAAGGTAAGTATGTTGCCCGACTGATCAAAGCAAGATTAAGCGGTCAATCGCTGCCTCGATTCCTGTACAAGGAATTCGGAAGCCTCGCCGTGATTGGACAAAATGCAGCCGTTGCAAATCTCGGTGGCGTTCATCTGTCTGGCTTTATTGCTTGGTTCATCTGGATCGTGGCGCATATCTACTTCTTGATCGAGTTCGACAACAAACTGGTTGTAATGATTCAGTGGGTTTGGAACTATGTTACTCGTTCCCGTGGAGCGCGGATTATTACCGATACGACGCTCGTTCCAGGCGAGTCTCCGTCTGTACGATCACGCAAAGAAGAACCCGTCAACGTTTAG
- a CDS encoding YiaA/YiaB family inner membrane protein, with protein MQKFDSTTQAHSSAWIFQAWASFVISVTATTIGICYLPVDGWVKGYVGMGTLFTVASTFSVAKTRGICTRRNGLSHGWTKQN; from the coding sequence ATGCAGAAGTTCGATAGTACCACTCAAGCGCACAGTAGCGCGTGGATTTTTCAGGCTTGGGCATCGTTTGTAATTTCGGTAACGGCGACGACGATCGGGATTTGCTATCTACCTGTAGACGGTTGGGTGAAAGGGTATGTCGGAATGGGGACACTGTTTACGGTGGCATCTACGTTTAGTGTGGCGAAAACTCGCGGGATATGCACGAGGCGAAACGGATTATCTCACGGGTGGACGAAGCAAAATTAG
- a CDS encoding PBP1A family penicillin-binding protein, which produces MTQPPLPPRRSQTVLGNLSQAVKTTLTRINFSKLKLKPNARVPELFVQDADAPKAQVFPLLGDRYSIGRSSKSCDIVVRNPVVSQVHAVVKRDRKRKFLGLPTRSRFMIRDEGSTNGLYRGKRKLKSKILYNGDVISLGPPELAASVRVQYKDPLPWYLKAVRYGLFGISGVTALTAAVIGIEWQRFSVYPLPESVQGPVVINSRDGQPLRTPRTDRHVELQSLSDFSSFLPDAVMASEDSRFFWHLGVDPIGTARALFTNVRGGEIREGGSTLTQQLARSVLPDYVGRQDSAGRKIREAFVALKLETVYSKDFLLRLYLNRVYLGSGIYGFEDASQFYFGKSSKDLNLSEAATLVGILPAPNSFNPVTNYKAAVEYRDRVLERMAQQGMVSQEEADRARRSRIEISPRARQELQSAIAPYFYSAVFDELESLLGGSLASEGNFIVETGLDRRMQSRAEASLRNSVETNGASAGYSQGAMVTINAKTGEVLAMVGGTDYRESQFNRATQALRQPGSTFKIFAYTAAIEQNISPGTAYSCAPLNWGGQTYAGCGGGSADFYTGVAQSLNVIALRVAQDVGLDKVVQMAQRLGVKSKLNPVPGLVLGQSEVTPLEMTSAFGVLANDGVRNRPHTIKRILDSGDCKDRKDINTCRVIYQADQDGENNQRVLQPEVAATMTTLFQGVVRSGTGRAAAIGLGEAGKTGTTNDNKDLWFVGYVPSQAIVTGVWLGNDNNAPTDGNSGLAAKLWGDYMRQVVR; this is translated from the coding sequence ATGACTCAACCGCCTCTGCCCCCGCGTCGATCGCAAACCGTTCTCGGCAATCTCAGCCAAGCTGTTAAAACGACCCTCACGCGGATCAATTTTTCAAAGCTGAAACTCAAACCCAATGCGCGAGTTCCAGAATTATTTGTGCAGGATGCCGATGCACCCAAGGCACAGGTGTTTCCGCTGTTGGGCGATCGCTATTCGATCGGGCGCAGCTCCAAATCGTGCGACATCGTTGTGCGGAATCCAGTGGTGAGTCAGGTTCATGCTGTGGTGAAGCGCGATCGCAAGCGGAAATTTTTAGGCTTACCGACGCGATCGAGATTCATGATTCGCGATGAAGGTTCGACGAATGGACTGTATCGCGGCAAGCGAAAGCTGAAATCGAAAATTCTCTACAACGGTGATGTCATTTCTCTAGGTCCGCCTGAACTTGCCGCATCGGTTCGCGTTCAATATAAAGACCCGCTGCCCTGGTATCTCAAAGCGGTTCGATATGGATTGTTCGGAATTAGTGGAGTGACTGCGTTAACGGCGGCAGTGATTGGCATCGAATGGCAGCGATTTTCGGTTTATCCGTTACCGGAATCAGTTCAAGGTCCGGTTGTGATTAATTCGCGAGATGGTCAACCGTTGCGAACACCGAGAACCGATCGACATGTAGAGTTGCAAAGTCTTTCAGATTTTTCGTCTTTCTTGCCGGATGCGGTGATGGCTTCTGAAGATTCGCGCTTCTTTTGGCACTTAGGCGTTGATCCGATCGGGACTGCTCGCGCTTTATTTACCAACGTCCGAGGCGGCGAAATTCGTGAAGGCGGAAGTACCCTCACTCAACAGCTTGCGAGAAGCGTATTGCCGGATTATGTGGGGCGACAAGATTCGGCGGGGCGGAAGATTCGAGAAGCATTTGTAGCACTCAAACTCGAAACGGTCTACAGCAAAGATTTTCTCTTGAGACTGTATCTCAATCGCGTTTATCTCGGTAGCGGCATCTATGGGTTCGAGGATGCGTCTCAGTTTTACTTTGGAAAGTCATCCAAAGATTTGAACTTATCGGAGGCGGCGACGCTAGTGGGAATTTTGCCTGCGCCGAATAGTTTTAATCCGGTGACGAACTATAAAGCGGCAGTGGAATATCGCGATCGCGTTCTCGAACGAATGGCGCAACAAGGCATGGTGTCACAAGAAGAAGCCGATCGTGCTCGTCGATCGCGGATCGAAATTAGTCCGAGAGCGCGGCAAGAATTACAAAGTGCGATCGCGCCATACTTTTATAGTGCGGTGTTTGATGAACTCGAATCGCTGCTCGGTGGCAGTCTTGCAAGTGAGGGAAATTTTATTGTCGAAACGGGACTCGATCGACGAATGCAATCGAGAGCCGAAGCAAGTTTGAGAAATAGTGTCGAGACCAATGGCGCGAGTGCAGGATACTCTCAAGGTGCAATGGTGACGATCAATGCCAAAACCGGTGAAGTTCTCGCAATGGTGGGTGGAACGGATTATCGAGAAAGCCAATTTAATCGTGCCACTCAAGCCCTTCGGCAACCTGGATCGACCTTTAAAATCTTTGCGTACACCGCCGCGATCGAACAAAACATTTCTCCAGGAACCGCTTATTCTTGTGCACCGCTCAACTGGGGTGGACAAACTTACGCAGGGTGTGGAGGCGGATCGGCGGATTTTTACACTGGAGTCGCGCAGTCTTTGAACGTGATTGCGCTGCGAGTTGCTCAGGATGTCGGACTCGATAAAGTCGTGCAGATGGCACAGCGATTAGGAGTCAAATCGAAGCTCAATCCTGTTCCGGGTCTGGTTTTAGGACAAAGTGAAGTCACACCGCTGGAAATGACGAGCGCGTTTGGGGTGCTGGCAAACGATGGAGTCCGAAACCGCCCCCATACGATTAAGCGGATTCTCGATAGTGGAGACTGTAAAGATCGCAAAGACATCAATACTTGTCGGGTGATTTATCAAGCCGACCAAGATGGCGAAAATAATCAGAGAGTGCTTCAGCCAGAGGTGGCGGCAACAATGACGACATTGTTCCAAGGAGTGGTGCGATCGGGAACGGGACGCGCTGCCGCGATCGGACTCGGTGAAGCGGGAAAAACTGGAACAACGAACGATAATAAAGACTTATGGTTTGTTGGATATGTCCCAAGTCAGGCGATCGTTACAGGCGTATGGCTAGGGAACGACAATAACGCGCCAACGGATGGAAATAGCGGACTTGCAGCGAAACTTTGGGGCGATTATATGCGTCAGGTTGTTCGATAA
- a CDS encoding BON domain-containing protein, which translates to MTYSLLNTIPPERIGLNGEYDHSGLAKRVSQAFQAHFSIQDLEGLRVKQRGKVVILMGNVRSSELLNQLKTIALGIEGAINVETYGIRFR; encoded by the coding sequence ATGACATACTCCCTTTTAAATACGATTCCACCAGAGCGGATCGGTCTGAATGGCGAATATGACCATAGCGGTTTGGCAAAGCGAGTTTCTCAGGCTTTCCAGGCTCATTTCTCGATTCAGGATTTAGAAGGATTGCGGGTGAAGCAACGCGGCAAAGTTGTGATTCTGATGGGAAATGTTCGATCGAGCGAATTACTCAATCAGTTAAAGACGATCGCGCTAGGCATCGAAGGCGCGATCAATGTCGAAACGTACGGCATTCGATTCAGATAA
- a CDS encoding ureidoglycolate lyase — MPSTLQQLQAKLITTENFRPFGQLIQASNDGKSFDQEDAQLHLQNGIPRFYIMRLKHRGRKFHKITRHQHCTQCLGSLEGKEWLIVVAPPGTEENPTIADLTAFCIPGNCFIKLDIGTWHAGPYFDGDVVDFYNLELSDTNIVDHDTCDLRSTFGVEFEII; from the coding sequence ATGCCGTCAACCCTGCAACAGCTTCAAGCCAAGTTAATCACGACTGAGAATTTTCGCCCGTTCGGACAATTGATTCAAGCTTCAAACGATGGGAAAAGTTTTGATCAAGAAGATGCTCAACTTCATCTACAGAATGGTATCCCCCGCTTCTACATTATGCGCCTGAAACATCGGGGGCGAAAATTCCACAAAATCACGCGACATCAGCACTGTACCCAATGTCTCGGTTCGCTTGAAGGCAAAGAATGGCTGATCGTCGTTGCGCCGCCGGGAACTGAGGAAAATCCTACGATCGCAGATCTCACCGCATTCTGCATTCCCGGTAATTGCTTCATCAAGCTCGACATCGGAACCTGGCACGCTGGACCCTATTTCGATGGCGATGTCGTTGATTTCTATAATCTCGAACTGAGTGACACCAATATCGTCGATCACGATACTTGCGATTTGCGATCGACCTTTGGCGTTGAGTTTGAAATTATCTGA
- the tsaB gene encoding tRNA (adenosine(37)-N6)-threonylcarbamoyltransferase complex dimerization subunit type 1 TsaB, whose product MLFSADQEKVTMYGLAIHTSSPDLGLAISDFESDRRLIVLDLGRDLSSSLHTHLLEFIKPQTWKDLDFIAVAIGPGGFTGTRIGVVAARTLAQQLEIPLFGISSLGAIAHQHSGTIAVQMPAQRGELYTAIYQNGIALHSDSVQSAEQWAKRLEQHPIDQQIEAGSNQGQFVEEILAIAYQRLQKGERSHWSEALPYYGQHPVEIG is encoded by the coding sequence ATGTTATTCAGTGCAGATCAAGAGAAAGTAACGATGTATGGTTTAGCAATTCACACGAGCAGCCCGGATTTAGGATTGGCGATTTCTGATTTTGAAAGCGATCGTCGATTGATTGTTCTAGATCTCGGTCGTGACTTATCTAGCTCATTACACACGCATTTATTAGAATTTATCAAGCCGCAAACCTGGAAAGATCTGGATTTTATTGCTGTTGCGATCGGTCCCGGTGGCTTTACTGGAACTCGGATCGGTGTGGTTGCTGCGCGAACTTTAGCGCAACAGTTAGAGATTCCATTGTTCGGAATTTCGAGCTTAGGCGCGATTGCACATCAACATTCTGGAACGATTGCCGTTCAAATGCCTGCTCAACGAGGCGAACTTTATACAGCGATTTATCAAAATGGAATTGCGCTTCATTCTGATTCAGTCCAGTCAGCGGAACAATGGGCGAAACGTTTAGAACAGCACCCGATCGATCAGCAAATTGAAGCGGGATCGAATCAGGGGCAATTTGTCGAGGAGATTTTAGCGATCGCATATCAACGCTTGCAAAAAGGGGAGCGCTCCCATTGGTCGGAAGCACTCCCCTACTACGGTCAACACCCGGTGGAGATTGGTTAA
- a CDS encoding GntR family transcriptional regulator, with translation MISKKLRDRMSNGQYKPGDQLPSEHQLMSEFEVSRITARRAIANLMQQGLVVVQQGKGAFVASQQKVTHSLSSPLLLEAAMAQQDVTITVRSIVFELVTVPPEVEEILSVKIAYFQKKVLLFNGVPGCVDITYIAPELGKAYAKDLKQQLSLTALEKHGIFTEKIDAVIECTQADDETGELLEVPLGHPLIVYQHTAYTDGNCAIVHGKSISRGDRLCYSVQIKRK, from the coding sequence ATGATTTCAAAAAAACTCCGCGATCGCATGAGCAATGGACAATATAAACCGGGAGATCAGCTACCGAGTGAACATCAATTAATGTCAGAGTTTGAGGTGAGTCGGATTACTGCAAGACGTGCGATCGCCAATCTAATGCAGCAAGGTTTAGTCGTAGTGCAACAAGGAAAAGGCGCGTTCGTTGCAAGTCAGCAGAAAGTCACTCATTCGCTCTCTAGTCCATTGTTGCTAGAGGCAGCGATGGCGCAGCAAGATGTGACCATTACAGTTCGATCGATAGTGTTTGAATTAGTTACAGTTCCGCCAGAAGTCGAGGAAATACTATCGGTAAAAATCGCTTATTTCCAAAAGAAAGTATTGTTATTTAATGGTGTTCCGGGTTGTGTGGATATTACTTACATTGCTCCAGAGCTAGGAAAAGCTTATGCTAAAGATCTCAAACAACAATTAAGCTTAACGGCGTTAGAGAAACATGGAATTTTTACAGAAAAGATTGATGCGGTGATTGAATGTACACAGGCTGATGACGAAACAGGTGAACTGCTAGAAGTGCCGCTCGGACATCCGTTGATTGTTTATCAGCATACGGCTTACACCGATGGAAATTGTGCGATCGTACATGGAAAATCGATTTCACGCGGTGATCGTTTATGTTATTCAGTGCAGATCAAGAGAAAGTAA
- a CDS encoding fatty acid desaturase translates to MSSSVFESNLTEPDSKRCSPLSNEALKNLNTRSTAKGVFQLSGHFAILGISGYLWGTNIGHNWLIAIPALVVYGFGFAAMFAPMHEASHRTAFENNLLNDAVCWLAGVLSFYNGAFYRRYHKWHHRYAQDWDNDPELSDPIPQNLVEYLIMLSGVTWWWGKLRTHFRVATGQLEDYPYISEEARNGVIFSVRSQLAVYGIAIAISIIAHQPWFITYWVFPLMVGQPILRMILLSEHTGCTHDNNPLTNTRSTKTLFPLQFLMWNMPFHAEHHLYPSIPFHQLPAAHQQLREHFTYKDQGYVEVNYSFAKNLV, encoded by the coding sequence ATGAGTTCATCTGTTTTTGAGTCTAACTTGACTGAACCCGATTCAAAGCGTTGCTCACCCCTGAGTAATGAGGCTTTGAAAAATCTGAATACTCGATCGACTGCAAAAGGTGTGTTCCAACTTTCGGGACACTTCGCAATTCTCGGTATCAGTGGCTATCTTTGGGGTACGAATATCGGACACAATTGGTTGATCGCGATTCCTGCACTCGTTGTTTATGGATTCGGTTTTGCTGCAATGTTCGCTCCCATGCACGAAGCTTCTCACCGCACCGCTTTCGAGAACAATCTACTAAATGATGCGGTTTGCTGGCTTGCTGGAGTGCTGTCTTTCTACAATGGCGCATTTTATCGCCGCTATCACAAGTGGCATCACCGCTACGCGCAAGACTGGGACAATGATCCAGAGCTAAGTGATCCGATTCCTCAAAATTTAGTTGAGTATCTGATCATGTTGAGTGGTGTGACTTGGTGGTGGGGCAAGCTGAGAACGCATTTTCGTGTTGCAACTGGACAGCTAGAAGACTATCCCTACATTTCAGAAGAAGCGCGGAATGGTGTGATTTTTTCAGTCCGATCGCAGTTAGCAGTTTATGGAATCGCGATCGCCATTTCGATCATTGCTCATCAACCGTGGTTTATTACCTACTGGGTTTTCCCGTTGATGGTGGGGCAACCAATTCTACGGATGATTCTGCTGTCAGAACATACCGGATGTACGCACGATAACAATCCGTTGACGAATACTCGATCGACAAAAACCCTCTTTCCGCTGCAATTTCTGATGTGGAACATGCCCTTTCATGCTGAACATCATCTTTATCCATCGATTCCCTTTCATCAATTGCCTGCTGCACACCAACAGTTAAGAGAACATTTCACCTACAAAGACCAAGGCTATGTCGAAGTAAACTACAGCTTTGCTAAAAACCTGGTATGA
- a CDS encoding alpha/beta fold hydrolase → MKFTLKDFPLYCGATLPEAQIVYQTYGTLNRDRTNAILYPTSYGAQHPDIDWLIRPDGILDPTQWFIIIPNMFGNGLSTSPSNCELEGVWFSHYDNVRAQKQLLEEVFQIEQLALIYGWSMGAQQAYHWGALFPDRVLRIAALCGTARTTDHNRIFLQSLRTALTADPAWTGTRFERLPDRGFRAFAHIYASWAASQAFYREGLYYQLGYSSLEDYIARFWEMSYRKRDPHNLLAMIETWLHCDVSDNPTYQGNYIAAMSAIQAKTFVIPATTDLYFTPEDCAAEAALIPNSEYHQIESIWGHRAGNPYQYPPDAAFIRSTIQTLLQHPL, encoded by the coding sequence ATGAAGTTCACTCTGAAAGACTTTCCGCTGTATTGTGGTGCAACATTGCCCGAAGCCCAGATCGTGTATCAAACCTACGGAACATTGAACCGCGATCGAACGAACGCCATTCTCTACCCAACCTCATACGGGGCGCAGCATCCAGACATCGATTGGCTGATTCGTCCCGATGGAATTCTAGATCCAACTCAATGGTTTATCATCATTCCAAATATGTTCGGAAATGGTTTATCCACTTCACCGAGCAATTGTGAGTTAGAAGGGGTTTGGTTTAGTCACTACGACAATGTTCGCGCCCAAAAACAGCTACTTGAGGAAGTCTTTCAGATTGAACAACTCGCACTAATCTATGGTTGGTCAATGGGCGCACAACAGGCTTATCACTGGGGTGCGCTTTTTCCCGATCGCGTTCTCAGAATTGCTGCCCTCTGCGGAACGGCTCGAACGACTGATCACAATCGTATCTTTCTCCAAAGCTTACGAACTGCATTAACGGCTGACCCCGCTTGGACAGGAACCCGATTTGAAAGATTACCCGATCGAGGATTTCGAGCCTTTGCCCATATCTATGCAAGTTGGGCAGCTTCCCAAGCCTTTTATCGCGAAGGACTTTACTATCAACTCGGCTACAGTTCGTTAGAGGACTACATCGCCCGATTCTGGGAAATGAGCTATCGCAAACGTGATCCGCACAATCTACTCGCCATGATTGAGACTTGGTTGCACTGTGATGTCAGCGATAATCCAACCTATCAAGGCAACTATATTGCAGCGATGAGTGCCATACAAGCCAAAACTTTTGTAATCCCTGCAACAACCGATTTGTACTTTACACCCGAAGATTGTGCAGCAGAAGCCGCGTTAATTCCAAACTCGGAATATCATCAGATCGAATCGATTTGGGGACATCGCGCAGGCAATCCGTATCAGTATCCGCCTGATGCCGCATTTATTCGATCGACGATCCAAACCCTACTCCAACACCCACTATGA